From Methylocystis sp. ATCC 49242, one genomic window encodes:
- a CDS encoding caspase domain-containing protein: MRFFRFWALAFAAVLALAAGQAHAEEKRLALVVGEAAYPSKPLSTAANDAGLVAQTLQAAGFDVTGARDLEETALKQAFRDFLDKAAGAGPDAVAFIYFSGYGLQLEGENYLVPIDAAITRDSDLPMRALRVSDYLKPLAASGAKLSIVVLDAARPNPFKMTGQPIAGGLALYEPGARALLAFNAAPGTVAPEDKGDYGAYAHALAEMIRDGGRPLMDVFDKVRLRVSDVTKGAEIPWNSSKIETDFVFFQREADAPPLKDVDGQDMNKPLSALGPEAGFSAAVQRDTLQGYQDYVATYPSAPQARRARAMAATRREALTWRRTRVVDTPNAYWSYLRRYPKGPHVWDARRRLAEIAQAAEPPPSFEPIEYDYAPPPVEEIVYVERPVVYFDDPEWDFAPPPPPPVYLLPPPPPNFVVLPPPVIIAQPYVLPTPVYVPVPVWQRPPPYIAPPPNDFIYRNLHNEVVVDPGANNVVVKNPQGHVISTGALTAAGAGAAAVGVGAALPHFIAKRTPAVPPVPGAVAPGVGPAGVVPPVGGVTRPGIPGAQQPVGATPIGGPLGKPGAPLPGGAAVAPTPGTPGAPLPGAIKPGAPAPGTPPAGAIVPPKGEPGSGNHALPKPAPDVLKPHAPIGKPATPPDGTATPPAGDTGPKDHAPPKPAPVGAKPLAPPLGKPATPQGGAVAPPTGEAGPKDRGLTKPAPDGAKPLAPPTGAPMDKAPPALGRPGRGGRGVPAPDGVGAPDVAPKPPAGPKGAPRPNRGAPVELPIAPRVMDGGPVGAPQRSMQRMHAPVDRLAPPREAPFMQPRVREPPPPMQPRMREAPPQMRAPAPIDRGPPAGMMRPPQPGAPLMRQAPPAAPQMRPPPPAAVPMMRPPPPQPGPGGGGAGPRGMGGPGGPPGFR, from the coding sequence ATGAGGTTCTTTCGGTTTTGGGCGCTCGCATTCGCGGCCGTGCTCGCGCTCGCGGCCGGACAGGCGCACGCGGAGGAGAAGCGGCTCGCGCTCGTAGTCGGCGAGGCCGCTTATCCGTCGAAGCCGCTTTCGACGGCGGCCAATGACGCCGGCCTCGTTGCGCAGACGCTTCAGGCCGCTGGTTTCGACGTCACCGGCGCGCGCGACCTCGAGGAAACAGCGCTGAAACAGGCGTTCCGCGACTTCCTCGACAAGGCCGCCGGAGCTGGTCCCGACGCGGTCGCCTTCATCTACTTCTCGGGTTACGGGCTGCAATTGGAGGGAGAGAACTACCTGGTTCCGATCGACGCGGCGATTACGCGCGACAGCGATCTTCCCATGCGCGCGTTGCGCGTTTCCGATTATCTGAAGCCGCTCGCGGCGTCCGGGGCAAAGCTCAGCATCGTCGTGCTGGACGCGGCCCGCCCCAACCCCTTCAAGATGACGGGCCAGCCGATAGCCGGCGGCCTCGCGCTTTACGAGCCGGGGGCGAGGGCCTTGCTCGCCTTCAACGCCGCGCCGGGCACGGTTGCGCCCGAGGACAAGGGCGATTACGGCGCCTACGCCCACGCGCTCGCCGAAATGATCCGCGACGGCGGCCGGCCGCTGATGGATGTCTTCGACAAGGTGCGTCTGCGCGTCTCCGACGTCACGAAGGGCGCGGAGATCCCCTGGAACTCCTCGAAGATCGAAACGGATTTCGTCTTCTTCCAGCGCGAGGCCGATGCGCCTCCGCTCAAGGACGTCGATGGTCAGGACATGAACAAGCCGCTCAGCGCGCTCGGCCCGGAGGCCGGTTTCTCGGCGGCTGTCCAGCGCGACACGCTGCAAGGCTACCAGGACTATGTCGCGACCTATCCTTCGGCGCCCCAAGCCAGACGCGCGCGGGCCATGGCCGCGACGCGGCGCGAGGCGCTGACCTGGCGCCGCACGCGCGTTGTCGACACGCCTAATGCCTACTGGTCCTATCTGCGGCGTTATCCGAAGGGGCCGCATGTGTGGGATGCGCGCCGTCGTCTCGCGGAAATCGCGCAGGCGGCGGAGCCGCCGCCGTCTTTTGAACCGATCGAATATGACTATGCGCCGCCGCCGGTGGAGGAGATCGTCTATGTCGAGAGGCCGGTCGTCTATTTCGACGATCCCGAGTGGGATTTCGCGCCTCCGCCTCCGCCGCCGGTCTACCTGCTGCCGCCGCCGCCGCCGAACTTCGTCGTCCTGCCGCCGCCGGTCATTATCGCGCAACCCTATGTGCTTCCGACGCCGGTCTATGTGCCGGTTCCGGTCTGGCAGCGTCCGCCGCCCTACATCGCCCCGCCGCCGAATGATTTCATCTATCGCAATCTTCACAATGAGGTTGTGGTCGATCCCGGCGCAAACAACGTCGTGGTGAAGAATCCGCAGGGGCATGTGATTTCCACCGGCGCCCTGACCGCCGCCGGCGCCGGCGCGGCCGCCGTGGGGGTGGGGGCGGCGCTGCCGCATTTCATTGCGAAGCGAACTCCGGCGGTTCCACCTGTTCCTGGAGCGGTCGCGCCCGGTGTCGGTCCCGCCGGCGTCGTCCCTCCTGTCGGCGGCGTGACGCGACCGGGAATCCCGGGCGCGCAACAGCCGGTCGGAGCGACGCCGATCGGCGGACCTCTCGGCAAGCCGGGAGCCCCACTTCCGGGCGGAGCGGCCGTCGCGCCAACGCCCGGAACGCCCGGCGCCCCGCTTCCGGGCGCAATAAAGCCGGGCGCCCCCGCGCCGGGGACGCCGCCGGCCGGGGCGATCGTTCCGCCGAAAGGCGAACCTGGATCCGGGAACCACGCGCTGCCGAAGCCCGCGCCCGACGTGCTAAAGCCGCATGCGCCGATCGGAAAGCCCGCGACGCCGCCCGATGGAACAGCCACGCCGCCCGCGGGTGATACGGGGCCAAAGGATCATGCGCCGCCGAAGCCGGCGCCGGTGGGGGCAAAGCCTCTCGCGCCGCCTCTCGGCAAGCCTGCGACGCCTCAAGGCGGGGCCGTGGCTCCACCGACCGGCGAAGCTGGGCCGAAGGATCGCGGGCTGACGAAACCCGCGCCCGATGGCGCAAAACCGCTCGCGCCGCCGACCGGAGCGCCCATGGACAAGGCGCCGCCCGCGCTCGGTCGGCCCGGCCGCGGCGGACGAGGCGTTCCGGCGCCGGACGGGGTCGGGGCGCCCGATGTCGCGCCGAAGCCGCCAGCCGGGCCGAAGGGCGCGCCGAGGCCGAACAGGGGCGCTCCCGTCGAACTCCCAATTGCGCCTCGGGTAATGGACGGCGGACCGGTCGGAGCCCCGCAAAGGTCGATGCAGCGCATGCACGCGCCTGTCGACAGGCTGGCGCCGCCGCGTGAAGCGCCCTTTATGCAGCCGCGGGTGCGGGAGCCGCCGCCGCCCATGCAGCCTCGCATGCGAGAAGCCCCGCCGCAGATGCGTGCGCCGGCGCCGATCGATCGCGGCCCGCCCGCGGGGATGATGCGCCCGCCGCAACCCGGGGCGCCGCTGATGCGTCAGGCGCCGCCAGCTGCGCCGCAGATGCGTCCGCCGCCGCCTGCGGCCGTGCCGATGATGCGTCCGCCGCCGCCCCAGCCCGGACCGGGTGGAGGCGGGGCGGGACCGCGCGGCATGGGCGGGCCCGGAGGCCCCCCGGGGTTTCGCTGA
- a CDS encoding tetratricopeptide repeat protein: MTYARALHALDQNAQAVAVLQGLAIQNPEDMKVLGAYGKALADAGQLKQAADVLQKAHTPERPDWSVLSTQGSIADQLGDHEGARGYYETALKIRPNEPSVLSNLGLSYALARNLPRAEEVLRAAAAQPGADMRVRQNLALVLALQGKFDQAEEWSRRDLSPIDAAQNVASIRQMISQSNTWRDIQTGGQSQRRASARQTEASAAQ, translated from the coding sequence ATGACCTACGCGCGGGCGCTCCATGCGTTGGACCAGAACGCGCAGGCGGTCGCGGTGCTTCAGGGCCTCGCCATCCAGAATCCGGAGGACATGAAGGTGCTCGGCGCCTATGGCAAGGCGCTTGCCGACGCCGGCCAGCTCAAGCAGGCGGCGGATGTTCTGCAGAAGGCGCACACGCCGGAGCGGCCCGACTGGTCGGTCCTCTCGACGCAGGGCTCCATCGCAGACCAGCTCGGCGACCATGAAGGCGCCCGGGGCTACTACGAAACCGCGCTGAAGATACGGCCCAATGAGCCGTCTGTCCTCTCCAATCTTGGCCTGTCCTACGCGCTTGCGCGTAACCTGCCGCGCGCCGAGGAAGTCCTGCGCGCCGCCGCCGCCCAGCCGGGAGCGGACATGCGCGTGCGACAGAATCTGGCGCTGGTGCTGGCGTTGCAAGGCAAGTTCGATCAGGCGGAGGAATGGTCGCGGCGCGATCTCTCGCCGATCGACGCGGCGCAAAACGTCGCCTCGATTCGTCAGATGATTTCGCAATCCAACACCTGGCGCGACATCCAGACCGGCGGCCAGTCGCAACGCCGCGCGTCGGCGCGTCAGACGGAAGCCTCCGCGGCGCAATAG
- a CDS encoding M17 family metallopeptidase, whose amino-acid sequence MKLEDWSPDAIAVDFVDKKSWPQLLEKLPPAVAAYSAASGFEAKPGSLLVTPMGEGVAPRVLFGVEEKDAKKRDPFLAGKLAALLPRGLYRLGEGVADPQGAALAFLLASYSFSRYVAPKSEKPRLCAPEGIDRARVERIAQAVAFGRDLVNTPANDMGPEALAEAALGLAAKHGAQSRVIVGDALLAENFPLIHAVGRAAAQAPRLVEFTHGPEDGLKVTLVGKGVCFDSGGLDIKPSSAMLLMKKDMGGAATTLALASMLMEGGAPVRLRVLLPIVENSISANAFRTSDVYRSRKGLTVEIGNTDAEGRLILADALAYACEEDAPELLFDFATLTGAARVALGPELPPFYTGDDALASEIAAHGFRVNDPVWRLPLWDNYDSGLDGKISDLVSVTSGGFSGSIVAALFLRRFVTDPARWAHFDVYCWNPSTKPGRPEGGEVQAARLIYELIEARAGQGKATR is encoded by the coding sequence ATGAAGCTGGAAGACTGGTCACCCGACGCCATCGCCGTTGATTTCGTGGACAAAAAGAGCTGGCCGCAACTCCTCGAAAAACTGCCGCCTGCGGTCGCAGCCTACTCTGCGGCAAGCGGCTTCGAGGCGAAGCCTGGAAGCTTGCTCGTCACGCCGATGGGCGAGGGCGTTGCGCCGCGCGTCTTGTTCGGCGTCGAGGAGAAGGACGCGAAGAAACGCGATCCTTTTCTCGCCGGAAAGCTCGCGGCCCTTCTGCCGCGCGGGCTCTACCGGCTGGGGGAGGGCGTCGCCGACCCGCAGGGCGCGGCGCTGGCTTTCCTGCTCGCGAGCTATTCCTTCTCGCGCTATGTCGCGCCCAAGAGCGAGAAGCCGCGCCTCTGCGCGCCGGAGGGAATTGACCGCGCCCGCGTCGAACGCATCGCGCAGGCCGTCGCCTTTGGCCGCGATCTGGTCAATACGCCGGCGAACGACATGGGACCGGAAGCGCTGGCCGAGGCGGCGCTGGGCCTTGCGGCGAAGCACGGCGCGCAAAGCCGGGTGATTGTCGGCGACGCGCTGCTGGCCGAAAATTTCCCACTGATCCACGCCGTCGGCCGCGCGGCCGCCCAGGCGCCGCGCCTCGTCGAATTTACCCATGGGCCGGAGGACGGTTTGAAGGTGACGCTCGTCGGCAAGGGCGTTTGCTTCGACAGCGGCGGACTCGACATCAAGCCTTCGAGCGCGATGCTGCTGATGAAGAAGGACATGGGCGGCGCCGCGACGACGCTGGCGCTGGCGTCGATGCTGATGGAGGGCGGCGCTCCGGTGCGGCTTCGCGTGCTGTTGCCGATCGTCGAGAATTCGATTTCCGCGAACGCCTTCCGGACCAGCGACGTCTATCGCAGCCGCAAGGGGTTGACGGTCGAAATCGGAAACACCGACGCGGAAGGAAGGCTGATCCTCGCGGATGCGCTGGCCTACGCCTGCGAGGAGGACGCCCCCGAGCTGCTCTTCGACTTCGCGACGCTGACCGGCGCCGCGCGAGTGGCGCTTGGACCGGAGTTGCCGCCTTTCTATACGGGCGACGATGCGCTCGCTTCGGAGATAGCGGCGCATGGCTTTCGCGTGAACGATCCCGTGTGGCGTCTGCCGCTCTGGGATAATTACGACAGCGGGCTAGATGGCAAGATCTCCGATCTTGTCAGCGTGACGAGCGGCGGCTTCTCGGGCTCCATCGTCGCCGCGCTGTTCCTGCGCCGTTTCGTGACCGATCCCGCGCGCTGGGCGCATTTCGACGTCTACTGCTGGAATCCCTCGACAAAGCCGGGGCGACCCGAAGGCGGCGAAGTGCAGGCGGCGCGGCTGATTTACGAATTGATCGAAGCGCGTGCGGGACAGGGAAAGGCGACACGATGA
- a CDS encoding C40 family peptidase, translating into MSETFDRRLTPARSDLAAAHLKGRVDADRYVEGVVMEVKDCVVDMRREPRPDASIDTQVLFGERVTVYDELEGWAWAQLSRDGYVGWIAANTLWSEVSTPTHRVCVPRTFVYPRASIKLPPLMALPLGAEIAILKEHESFYVTRDLGFIWRSHLAPLDAPANDFVAVAETLIGAPYLWGGKSSLGIDCSGLVQVALLAAGVEAPRDSDMQEAQLGSLLDPGAELRRGDLVFWKGHVGVMRDATTLLHANGAHMLVSSEPLELVRERNVKAGAGEVTSMRRLAL; encoded by the coding sequence ATGAGCGAGACATTCGACCGCCGGCTGACGCCCGCGCGCAGCGACCTCGCGGCGGCCCATCTCAAGGGGCGCGTCGACGCGGATCGCTACGTCGAGGGCGTCGTGATGGAAGTGAAGGATTGCGTCGTCGATATGCGGCGCGAGCCACGCCCCGACGCGTCCATCGACACGCAGGTTCTCTTCGGCGAACGCGTGACGGTTTATGACGAACTGGAGGGCTGGGCCTGGGCCCAGCTTTCGCGCGACGGCTATGTCGGCTGGATCGCCGCGAATACTCTATGGAGCGAAGTCAGCACGCCCACGCATCGCGTCTGCGTGCCACGCACCTTCGTTTATCCGCGCGCGAGCATAAAGCTGCCGCCGCTGATGGCGTTGCCGCTCGGCGCCGAGATCGCGATTCTCAAGGAGCATGAGTCTTTTTACGTCACCCGTGACCTTGGCTTTATCTGGCGCTCGCATCTGGCGCCGCTCGACGCGCCCGCAAATGATTTTGTCGCGGTTGCGGAGACGTTGATCGGCGCGCCCTATCTCTGGGGCGGCAAGTCGTCGCTTGGCATAGACTGTTCAGGGCTGGTGCAGGTTGCGTTGCTCGCCGCTGGCGTCGAGGCGCCGCGCGACAGCGACATGCAGGAAGCGCAACTCGGCTCGCTGCTCGACCCCGGCGCCGAACTGCGCCGCGGCGATCTCGTTTTCTGGAAGGGTCACGTCGGCGTCATGCGCGATGCGACGACGCTGCTGCACGCCAATGGCGCGCATATGCTGGTGTCGAGCGAACCGCTGGAGCTCGTGCGCGAACGCAATGTGAAGGCTGGGGCCGGAGAGGTGACGAGCATGCGGAGGCTCGCGCTTTGA
- a CDS encoding MaoC family dehydratase encodes MTKFIYFEDLSVGQRFHSASVEMTAEEIIRFARDNDPQFFHVDEEAARGSVFGELVASGWQTAALTVRLILESAEAPFAGGVVGADVHVSWKHPVRPGDRLRIESEITKMVAPRSRPDRGFVTFLTTTFNQDDAPVQTMQSTIVVFRDPARSG; translated from the coding sequence ATGACGAAATTCATCTATTTCGAAGATCTGTCCGTCGGACAACGTTTTCACTCCGCATCCGTGGAGATGACCGCGGAAGAAATCATCCGCTTCGCGCGCGACAATGATCCTCAGTTCTTCCATGTCGACGAAGAAGCGGCGAGGGGCAGCGTGTTCGGGGAACTCGTCGCTAGCGGCTGGCAGACCGCAGCGCTCACTGTGCGTCTGATACTCGAGTCGGCTGAAGCGCCTTTTGCTGGCGGCGTTGTCGGCGCCGACGTGCATGTGTCGTGGAAACACCCGGTGCGGCCGGGCGATCGCCTGCGGATCGAAAGCGAAATCACGAAGATGGTTGCGCCGCGGTCCCGGCCCGATCGCGGTTTCGTCACTTTCCTGACGACGACATTCAATCAGGACGACGCGCCGGTGCAAACGATGCAGTCGACAATCGTCGTGTTTCGAGATCCCGCGCGCAGCGGCTGA
- a CDS encoding phosphorylase, translating to MSNSAQEAADIIRARSDLGPIENAVILGRTFFGLADLAERVVAIPYAELPGFPQAPGVEDGELLVCTIDGAPTMVLKGRSTFYETGDPSLMSTPIETLSLLGVRSLLSTALALSVQADLVPSSVVAITDHINFTGLNPLIGAAADGKAMINMNEAYDKRLLRRVKTSAATAGVAVHEGVFMWFSGPSFETPAETKVARQLGADLFGWTLVPEAILARRFGIPFAGVAVVTDFGAGFSNGNPTSDLTRGPAVAGVVATKRLLRAFVKGR from the coding sequence ATGAGCAATTCCGCCCAGGAAGCGGCTGACATCATCAGAGCCCGCAGCGACCTGGGGCCAATAGAAAACGCCGTTATCCTGGGGCGCACGTTCTTCGGTCTCGCCGACCTTGCCGAGCGCGTTGTCGCGATTCCCTATGCGGAACTGCCCGGTTTCCCGCAGGCGCCGGGCGTGGAGGACGGGGAACTCCTCGTCTGCACGATCGACGGCGCGCCGACGATGGTGCTGAAGGGCCGATCAACCTTCTACGAGACGGGCGATCCGAGCCTGATGTCGACGCCGATCGAAACGCTCTCGCTTCTCGGCGTGCGCAGCCTTCTATCCACGGCGCTGGCCTTGTCCGTCCAGGCCGATCTCGTTCCCAGCAGCGTGGTCGCAATCACCGACCATATCAATTTCACCGGCCTCAATCCGCTCATCGGCGCCGCCGCCGACGGCAAGGCGATGATCAACATGAACGAGGCCTACGACAAGCGGCTGCTTCGCCGGGTCAAGACCTCCGCGGCGACCGCCGGCGTCGCCGTGCATGAAGGCGTCTTCATGTGGTTTTCGGGCCCGAGTTTCGAGACGCCCGCCGAAACCAAGGTTGCGCGCCAGCTCGGCGCCGATCTCTTCGGGTGGACGCTCGTGCCCGAGGCCATTCTTGCGCGTCGCTTCGGCATTCCATTCGCCGGCGTCGCAGTCGTCACCGATTTCGGCGCCGGATTCTCGAACGGCAATCCGACGTCCGATCTCACGCGCGGCCCGGCGGTGGCGGGTGTCGTGGCCACCAAGCGCCTCCTGCGCGCTTTCGTGAAGGGGCGCTGA
- a CDS encoding ABC transporter ATP-binding protein produces MDAKTTPLLDVRNLSVSFLHGSRETIAVDNVSFSLERGKTLALVGESGSGKSISALSIVRLLPPGAIPAGEAFFDGENMLTIPDARLRAIRGARITMVFQEPMTSLNPLHTIEQQIAEILELHGMHGRDAMRARVIELLMEVGIPNPEARLGAYPHQLSGGQRQRVMIAMALANKPDLLIADEPTTALDVTVQAQILALLERLQQTYGMAMLFITHDLGLVRRFADTVCVMQKGRIVEQGDVATVFSAPSHPYTQALLTAEPKGDPIIENAQAPVVVSADNLRVWFPIKRGFMRRTVDHVKAVDGVTVAVREGATVGVVGESGSGKTTLALALLRLIRSEGPIVFLGQRIDGDSVAEMRPLRRDMQIVFQDPYGSLSPRMSVAEIVAEGLTVQRPELTLDQRREIVARALKETGLDPATMDRYPHEFSGGQRQRIAIARAMVLEPKFVVLDEPTSALDMSVQAQIIDLLRDLQRRRSLAYLFISHDLRVVKALAAHLIVMRHGKVVEEGPAAQVFAQPQKEYTRALFAAAFRNQAEALDDNSVSNNKN; encoded by the coding sequence ATGGACGCAAAGACCACCCCACTCCTCGATGTCCGCAATCTTTCCGTCTCCTTCCTGCACGGAAGTCGCGAGACGATCGCCGTCGACAATGTCTCTTTCTCGCTCGAGCGCGGCAAGACGCTGGCGCTCGTGGGCGAGTCCGGCTCCGGCAAATCGATCAGCGCGCTGTCGATCGTGCGATTGCTGCCGCCGGGCGCGATCCCTGCGGGGGAAGCATTTTTCGACGGCGAGAACATGCTGACGATCCCCGATGCGCGCCTGCGGGCCATTCGCGGCGCGCGCATCACCATGGTCTTTCAGGAGCCGATGACTTCCCTCAATCCGCTGCACACGATCGAGCAGCAGATTGCTGAGATCCTCGAGCTTCACGGCATGCACGGTCGCGACGCCATGCGCGCGCGCGTCATCGAACTGCTAATGGAAGTCGGGATCCCCAATCCGGAAGCGCGGCTCGGAGCCTATCCGCATCAGCTTTCCGGCGGCCAGCGTCAGCGCGTGATGATCGCCATGGCGCTCGCCAACAAGCCGGATCTTCTCATTGCCGACGAGCCGACGACAGCGCTCGACGTCACCGTGCAGGCGCAGATCCTCGCCCTGCTCGAGCGTCTTCAGCAGACCTATGGCATGGCTATGCTGTTCATCACCCATGATCTTGGGCTCGTGCGGCGCTTCGCCGACACGGTCTGCGTCATGCAGAAGGGCCGCATCGTCGAGCAAGGCGACGTCGCGACGGTCTTCTCCGCTCCGAGCCATCCCTATACGCAGGCGCTGCTGACGGCCGAGCCGAAAGGCGATCCGATCATCGAAAACGCGCAGGCGCCAGTTGTCGTCTCCGCCGACAACCTTCGCGTCTGGTTCCCGATCAAGCGCGGCTTCATGCGGCGCACCGTCGATCACGTGAAGGCGGTCGACGGCGTGACTGTGGCGGTGCGCGAAGGCGCGACGGTCGGCGTCGTCGGCGAGTCCGGCTCGGGCAAGACGACTCTCGCGCTCGCACTGCTGCGGCTCATTCGCTCGGAAGGGCCGATCGTGTTTCTCGGCCAGCGCATCGATGGCGACAGCGTCGCCGAAATGCGCCCCCTCCGGCGCGACATGCAAATCGTGTTTCAGGATCCTTACGGTTCGCTGTCGCCGCGCATGTCGGTGGCGGAGATCGTCGCCGAGGGTCTCACCGTCCAGCGGCCCGAACTCACGCTCGACCAGAGACGCGAGATCGTCGCGCGCGCGCTCAAGGAGACCGGCCTCGATCCCGCGACGATGGATCGCTATCCTCACGAATTTTCGGGCGGCCAGCGGCAACGCATCGCCATCGCGCGCGCGATGGTGCTGGAGCCGAAATTCGTCGTGCTCGACGAGCCGACGTCGGCGCTCGACATGTCCGTTCAGGCGCAGATCATCGACCTGCTGCGCGACCTGCAACGACGACGTTCGCTCGCCTATCTTTTCATCAGCCACGACCTGCGTGTTGTGAAAGCGCTCGCCGCCCATCTCATCGTCATGCGGCATGGAAAGGTTGTCGAGGAGGGTCCGGCGGCGCAGGTGTTTGCGCAGCCCCAGAAGGAATACACGCGCGCATTGTTTGCGGCGGCGTTCCGTAATCAGGCCGAGGCGCTCGATGACAATTCCGTAAGTAACAATAAAAATTAG
- a CDS encoding ABC transporter permease, with the protein MSVATDMRLAPPIARSGWLRLTPLDRRRLDNFKANRRGYWSFWIFMTMFLMSMASNFLANDRPVLAWYKGELLFPAFVTYPEEKFGGFLARTDYRDPVIANEIKAHGWMLWPPIRYSYDTHNLELPTPAPSPPTWMLTQKQCEIAAAKGLRPGEPNRGCAALEYNWLGTDDQGRDVVARLLYGFRISVLFGLILATISSIVGVAAGAIQGYFGGRVDLVFQRFIEVWSSLPQLYLLIIISSFLTPGFFVLLGILLLFSWVSLVHVVRAEFLRARNFEYVNAARALGLSNFRIIWRHLLPNATVATLTFLPFILNSSITTLTALDFLGFGLPPGSPSLGELLLQGKSNLQAPWLGLTGFAIIALMLSLLVFIGEAVRDAFDPRKTFR; encoded by the coding sequence ATGAGCGTCGCCACTGACATGCGCCTCGCCCCGCCCATCGCCCGCAGCGGCTGGCTTCGACTGACGCCGCTTGACCGCCGCCGGCTCGATAATTTCAAGGCAAACCGGCGCGGCTACTGGTCCTTCTGGATCTTCATGACGATGTTCCTCATGTCGATGGCGTCCAATTTCCTCGCCAACGACCGGCCCGTCCTCGCGTGGTACAAGGGCGAGTTGCTCTTTCCGGCCTTCGTCACCTATCCGGAAGAAAAATTCGGCGGCTTCCTCGCGCGCACCGATTATCGCGATCCCGTCATCGCCAATGAGATCAAGGCCCACGGCTGGATGCTCTGGCCGCCGATCCGCTATTCTTACGACACGCATAACCTCGAATTGCCGACGCCGGCGCCGTCGCCTCCGACGTGGATGCTGACGCAGAAGCAATGCGAAATCGCCGCCGCCAAGGGACTGCGGCCCGGCGAGCCGAACCGTGGTTGCGCGGCGCTCGAATACAACTGGCTCGGCACTGACGATCAGGGTCGCGACGTGGTCGCGCGGCTCCTTTACGGCTTCCGTATCTCGGTGCTCTTCGGCCTGATCCTTGCGACGATCTCCTCCATCGTCGGCGTCGCCGCCGGGGCCATACAGGGCTATTTCGGCGGGCGCGTGGATCTCGTCTTCCAGCGCTTCATCGAAGTGTGGTCGTCGCTGCCGCAGCTTTATCTGCTTATCATCATCTCGTCGTTCCTCACGCCGGGCTTTTTCGTGCTCCTCGGCATATTGCTGCTCTTCTCCTGGGTGTCGCTCGTGCATGTCGTGCGAGCAGAATTCCTGCGCGCCCGCAATTTCGAATATGTGAACGCCGCGCGGGCGCTGGGGCTGTCTAATTTCCGCATCATCTGGCGGCATCTGCTGCCCAACGCCACGGTGGCGACGCTGACCTTCCTGCCCTTCATCCTCAATTCGTCGATCACGACGCTCACCGCGCTCGACTTCCTGGGGTTCGGCCTGCCGCCGGGCTCGCCGTCGCTCGGCGAGTTGCTGTTGCAGGGCAAATCCAATCTCCAGGCTCCATGGCTCGGCCTCACCGGCTTCGCCATCATCGCGCTCATGCTGTCGCTGCTCGTCTTCATCGGCGAAGCGGTGCGCGACGCCTTCGATCCGAGAAAGACGTTCAGGTAA
- a CDS encoding microcin C ABC transporter permease YejB: MGAYIARRVLLMIPTILGIMLISFAIVQFAPGGPVERIIAQLQGFDVGATGRFSGGGGDVGQGAASQAGPMMAETASKYRGAQGLDPKFIAELEKQFGFDKPAWERFLLMVKNYAMFDFGRSYFRDEKVIKLIGEKLPVSMSLGLWMTLLSYSISIPLGIAKAVRDGTKFDMWTSNLIIVGYAIPSFLFAMLLIVLFAGGSFWQIFPLRGLTSDNFDQLSLIGKIGDYLWHIALPVSAMTLGAFATQTFLTKNSFLDEIRKQYVQTARMKGLTENRVLYGHVFRNAMLIVIAGFPGAFVHAFLTGSVLIETIFSLDGLGYLSFESIVNRDYPVVFANLYIFALLGLVVNLISDLTYTWIDPRIDFETREV, encoded by the coding sequence ATGGGCGCCTATATCGCACGCCGCGTGCTGCTGATGATCCCGACGATCCTCGGCATCATGCTCATCTCCTTCGCTATCGTGCAGTTCGCGCCGGGCGGCCCTGTCGAGCGCATCATCGCGCAACTTCAGGGATTCGACGTCGGCGCCACCGGCCGCTTCTCGGGCGGCGGCGGCGACGTGGGCCAGGGGGCCGCAAGCCAGGCTGGACCGATGATGGCGGAAACCGCCTCCAAATATCGCGGGGCGCAGGGGCTCGACCCCAAATTCATCGCGGAACTGGAAAAGCAGTTCGGTTTCGACAAGCCGGCCTGGGAGCGTTTCCTGCTGATGGTGAAGAATTACGCGATGTTCGATTTCGGCCGCAGCTATTTCCGCGACGAAAAGGTGATCAAATTGATCGGGGAGAAGCTTCCCGTCTCCATGTCGCTCGGCCTGTGGATGACGCTGCTCTCCTATTCGATCTCCATTCCGCTCGGCATCGCAAAGGCGGTGCGCGATGGCACGAAATTCGACATGTGGACGTCGAATCTCATCATCGTCGGCTACGCCATCCCAAGCTTCCTGTTTGCGATGCTGCTGATCGTGCTTTTCGCGGGCGGCTCCTTCTGGCAGATTTTCCCGCTGCGTGGGCTGACCTCCGACAATTTCGACCAGCTCTCTCTGATCGGGAAGATCGGCGACTATCTCTGGCACATCGCGCTGCCCGTCAGCGCCATGACGCTCGGCGCCTTCGCGACGCAGACCTTCTTGACGAAAAACTCCTTCCTCGACGAGATCCGCAAGCAATATGTGCAGACGGCGCGGATGAAAGGGCTAACCGAAAACCGTGTGCTCTACGGCCACGTCTTTCGCAACGCCATGCTGATCGTCATCGCGGGCTTCCCCGGCGCCTTCGTGCATGCATTCCTCACCGGCTCGGTGTTGATCGAGACGATCTTCTCGCTCGACGGCCTCGGCTATCTCTCGTTCGAGAGCATCGTGAACCGCGACTATCCGGTGGTTTTCGCCAACCTCTATATCTTCGCGCTGCTGGGCCTCGTCGTGAATCTCATCTCCGATCTCACCTACACCTGGATCGATCCGCGCATCGATTTCGAGACGCGGGAGGTCTGA